The following nucleotide sequence is from Ferrimicrobium acidiphilum DSM 19497.
TAAGAAACGCACACGGTTTCTGAGCTCTAAATTTGGTGTTGGAAACCCATCTAAAGGGAGTTCAGAACCGTGCGCGCTACCTCTCTAGTTAAGCAGATGCTGGGCCTTCGCAGTGTCACCGTCATCGAGGTTTTAGTTCGTCCACACGAACTGCTGGTAAAGCTCAGGCTTACCCGATCGCGGTTGGTATGCCCTAAGTGCTCCTATACGACCCGGTCCTGTTATGACACGAGAACGCTCGACTCCCGATGGAGACACCTCGACATCGGGATTCACCAGACGTGGCTCTCGTGCCAGCTGAGACGACTCCGGTGTCCAACCCACGGGGTGATCACTGAGGGAGTACCATTTGCCCGACCAGTTGGGGAGTCGCGGTTTACGAGGGACTTCGAGCACTTGGTAGCTTGGGCATGCGCCAAGATGGATAAGACCACGGTGACAAAACTGCTCAGAGTCGCCTGGCGTACGGTAGGAACGATCTGTGAACGAGTCGTCACGCCAAGAGCTCGATCCCAACCGTCTTGATGACCTCTTCATTCTCGGGGTTGACGAGATCAGTTATCGCAAACACCACAACTACTTAACGCTTGTCACCAATCACGAGACGGGCAAGATCGTCTACGGGGCAGAGGGGAAAAGTGCCAAGAGCCTAGATGAATTCTTCGATGACCTGGGTGAAGAACGGATTGCCAAGATCAAAGCAGCCACCATGGATCTCGGTCCAGCCTTTGCCAAGGCCTTCCGCGAGAAGGCACCTAACGCCCAAATCTGTCTCGATCCATTTCATGTGGTTAAGGTGCGCCATGAGGCGCCATGTATTCCTGCGGTGATGAAAGGACACCGCCTCGGGGATGTCGCAGCATCCCAGCGAAGCTGAGGGCAGCCTAACCGAGGAGGTGCTCGGGAGGGCAGGAAGCAGCCCTGACAACGACGGGACGAACTGGTACTACCAGACAGTTCGGGTCCGGCTAGCAAGACAGAGAGGTGTAACGAAAGTGAACCAGTGGTTGAACCCGCTTAAGCGTGGAACCGACTCCAAATCTGGTAGATATGGGTCGGGCAGCGGTGCGTATCCTTCCTATGTACTAGGAGGGATAACTCGTGCAATGGCTATTGATGTCAGTGTAAGAGGTCATGGTGAAGGCCTGCGGCGTAACCATGACGAGGCCGCAGCGGCAAAGCTGGGCACCCATCCTGTCAAAGGAAACATGGTGAACATGGGAACCATCCCGAGGTCGCCCTCGCTCTCGCACATCCAGTGCGAAGACGGGCAGGCCCACCGTCGGCTGATGGCCTCGGGATGGGGCGGAGGATTCGTAGTAGTCAGAGGACGGGAAAGCCGTCTACAAGGCGAAGGAATCCAGCGAACCCGTAGTAGAAGTACTGCAATGCCAGGAGGTCGCCGGTGAATACCGACGCATGTTGGCCAACGCTCGATGAAGCCAAGGTCACAGTACTGGGAATGCAGACCAAGCTACACCAATGGGCGACCGATGCCCCTAATCGTCGGTTCTGTGACCTGTATAACCTCGTCTACGACCCCGCCTTCTTGATGGTGGCGTGGGATCGAATACGGAGGAATCGAGGAGCACGTTCGGCCGGAGTGGATCACGTGAGACCAAGCGACATCCCCCGAGATGAGGTATCCATCCTGTTTCAGCTTAGAGATGATCTCAAAGCCGGCAGGTTCGTACCTCTACCCGTGCGGGAACGGATGATACCCAAAGCGTCGGGGAAACTCCGCCGCCTAGGCATTCCAACTGCTCGGGACCGAATCGTGCAAGCCAGCCTAAAACTGGTCCTTGAGCCGATCTTCGAGGCGGACTTCAAGCCTTCAAGCTATGGGTTCCGTCCTCGTCGCCGACCACACGATGCAATCGCTGAGATTCACATGTTCGCTAGTCAGGGATATACCTGGGTATTAGAAGGTGACATCACGGCGTGCTTTGACGAGATTGACCACTCGGCCCTAATGGATCGAGTGCGTCATCGAATTGGAGATAAACGCGTCTTGGGGACGGTGAAGGCACTCTTGCATAGCGGCATCCTCTCTGAGGATGGCCTAACAAGAGAGACCAAGAGCGGCACGCCTCAGGGCGGCATCCTGTCACCACTACTTGCCAATATCGCACTCTCGGTACTCGACGAACACTTCGCCGAAGTCTGGGAGCGCGATATGGGAACTCGTTCTCAAAGAGCTACGCGCCGGAAGCACAAGGAGGCCACATACCGACTCATTCGGTATGCGGATGACTTTGTTGTAATGGTGCATGGAACTAAGGAACATACCGAGGCCTTGCGAGCCGAGGTTGCGGTGGTACTCTCCCAGGTAGGTCTACGCCTATCACCGGAGAAGACGATGACCGTCCACATTGACGAGGGGTTTGACTTTCTCGGCTTTCGCATCCAGCGACAGACCAAGAGAGGATCAAACAAGGCATACGTCTATACCTGGCCGTCGAAGAAGTCGCTCTCCTCGATCAAAGCCAAGGTTAAGGCGATTACCAAACAGGGAACGAATAACCCGCTCTCTAGTCTCTTGCGCCAGATTAATGGTGTTCTGAGGGGCTGGACAAACTACTTCCGACATGGCGTATCCAAAGATAGCTTNGCCTACCTACACCAGTACACCTGGCTAAGGGTAGTGCACTGGCTACGGCGGAAATATCGCCGTGCGAACTGGGGNNGTTGCGACGGCATTACCTGGCCAACGCCTGGATGCCCGAGCAAGACGGTGAAGTACTCTTTGACTGCAGGTCAGTCCAAGTGACCCGTTACCGCTATCGTGGTGCGGCAATCCCTTCACCGTGGGCGGGGATAGAGGAGAAGGCATCTTAGCCAGATGGCATGGGTTCGGGGAGAGCCGGATGCGGTGGAAGTCGCAAGTCCGGTTCGGAGGGCGGACCAGAGAAACCCACCAGCGGAAACGTTGGTAGGGCGCTCTGGTCCGACCCTACTTGGGAACCGAGGCCCTAGAGGAGGTACGCAAGGATCTCTGGCGGGAGATGAGAAAGCTTCCCTCTCCTGTCTATGCCCGTAAGTTCGCTGGGGCACGGTGGGCACTGTTGAAGAATCCAGGAACCCTAACCAAGCGTCAAGGACTAGCCCTCTTAGCCATCAAACAACGAGGAGGAGCCCTATGGCGAGCCTATGAGATGAAGGAGTCCCTACGGGCGATCTTTGCTGGAGACCTCGAAATCGACGAGGTGAATGAGATGCTCGATCACTGGTGCAAGCGAGCCTCACGCTCACGACTATCGAGTTTCATCCGACTCTCAAAGACCATCCGAACTCATCGAGACGGGATACTTGCCTCCATCAGACTTGGGGTATCCAATGGAAGGGTCGAGGGACTCAACACCAAAGTTCGCTCCATCATTGCCCGCTCGTATGGGTTTCACTCCGCCAAGGCTACCCTGGCCCTGGTGATGCTAGCTTGTGGACCGATTGACTTGAAGTTACCCTATGAAAGGGCGAGTTTATCCACATGAATGTCAATAGAGCCTTTAAAGAGGCGTTACCCAATGCTGTCCTGGTGGCCGATCCATTCCACCTAATAAAGATCGCCAACACTCGCCTTGACGAGACGAGAAGAAGGGTACAACAGAGCATCCTTGGCCACAGAGGCAGGGGTGGGGATCCACTCTATCGCATCCGGCGACTCCTGAATATGGCCAAGGAGAAGCTCAGCGAGGGTGCCAACGATAAACTTACTCGCTTCCTTGAGGCTGGAGATCCAGATAACGAGGTAGCTACCGCATGGCGAGCCAAGGAGTCCCTACGAGAGCTCTATGCCTATCGTGACCCAAATCTCGCCAGAGACCACCTCGATGCTCTCATCAGTGACTTCACCGACAACCAACGACCTCCAGAGGTCCAACTACTTGGGAGAACCTTGAAAAGCTGGCATGATGAGATCCTGGCCTGGCATAGGTCCTTTGTGTGTATTCTCGCTGAAATGTGCCACCCGTTCTCGCTGAAATGTGCCACCCGTTCTCGCTGAAATGTGCCACCCGTTCTCGCTGAAATGTGCCACCCCCTAGAGGGCGCGAGACGGACTCAGGAACAATGGATGCAAAGAGGCTGTGGCATCCTTATGTGGTGACTCAAAACCAACCACAGAAAGGATGCCACATGCCCAATAGGAGGATACCAATGAGAAAGATCGAAGAGGTACTGCGCCTCAGTGCGCAGGGCAAGAGTGCCAGGGTAATCAGCCGGGAGACGGGAGTATCTCGGCCAAGCGTGGCTACGTATCTAGAGAAGGCAGCAGAGCACGAGATCGGCTGGCCACTTCCAACGGGCATGGATGCGAAGAGCTTGGAGCAGTTGTTGTTCGCGGCGGTTGAGACAACAAAGAGTACGCCCGTGATTCCCAACTGGCAGGAGGTGGCCACCGAGATACAGGCTCATAATCACCTGACCCTACAACTGCTCTGGTTCTAAGTACAAGGAGCGCAATCCAAATGGGCTCAGCTATTCACGGTTCTGTGCTCGCTACCGAGAATGGAAGAAGATCAATGAAGTGGTCATGCACTTTGAGCACCGAGGAGGAGAGAAGCTCTTCTGTGACTTTGCCGGTGATACGGTCCCGATCTGGGACGACCACACTGGTGAGGTAAACTTCGCAGCTCAGCTCTTCGTCTCGGTGATGGGGGCAAGCTCCTATATCTTTGCCAAGGCGTTTGCCAACCAGAAGGCTGAGTCATGGACGGCTGGGGGAACGGCAGCATTCGAGTACATGGGAGCGGTTCCCATGTGTGTCGTTCCAGATAACCCCAAAGCGGTGGTCATCAAGGCATCCAAGTATGACCCGGTATTCAACGAGAGCTACCTGGAGTGGGCCAGGCACTATGAGGTCACGATTCTACCAGCTAGACCCCGAAAGCCTCGAGATAAGGCCGCCGTTGAAGGAGGAGTCCTGATCGTCGAACGCCAGATCCTCGCCAGGCTCCGTCACGTCAAGTTCTTCTCCCTGTACGAGCTCAACCAGGCAATCTACGAGCTCTTAGAGGAGCTAAACGCTCAAGGGTTCCAAAGACGGGAGGGGACCAGAAAGAGCGTGTTTGAGGCTGTGGACAAGCCAGTGATGCGTCCTCTCCCTACAACTAGCTATGAATATGCGGAGTGCCAAGCGGTTCAAAGTCCAGATGAACTACCACGTACGGGTCCTAGACGGCTATTACTCGGTACCCTACGATCTGGTCGGCCAAACTCTTGATGTACGGGTTACCAGAACCACAGTGGAGATCTTCTCGGCTGGAGTGCGCATAGCGAGTCACCGACGATGCGAGAGGAAGGGTCAGTACCAGACTTCTTTTGCGCACATGCCCTCGAGTCACCAGGCCCAGGCATCATGGACCCCGGCAAGGATACTCAAGTGGGCTCGGACGATAGGACCAAGTACCCAGGTGGTCTGTGAGACGATCATGTCTGGGAGGCACTACCCAGAACAAGGCTTTAACCAGTGCAGAGGCATCTTCAACTTGGCATCGAAGGTCTATACCCCAGAGCGTGTCGAGGCGGCATGTGAGAGAGCAATAGCGATCCATAGCCCCCTGTACAAGAGCGTGGTCTCTATCTTGAAAAACGGACTCGATGCCTTCCCACTGACGCCACCGGCTGGACCACCACCTATTGAGCATCAAAACATCAGGGGAACCGAGTACTACAAGGAACTGCTCGCCGGGGGTCAGGAGAACGTGACATGTTGAACAACCAGACGATTGGGACCCTGACAGACCTTGGTTTGAAGGGGATGGCAGACGCGTTTCGTGAGCAGCTAGAGAGTGTCCAATACCTCGAGCTCAGCTTTGAGGAACGCTTCGCAATGTTAGTAGACCGGGAGGCAATGGATCGAGAGGCCAGAAGGCTCGCTACCCGGCTTAGAGCTGCCAAGCTCAGACATCAAGCCAGCATTGAGGACCTCGACTTTCACACCCCGAGGGGACTGGAGCGTTCGATGATCATGGGCTTTAGCTCATCTCACTGGGTAGATGCACACCAGAACATTCTGGTCACCGGTCCAACTGGAATAGGTAAGAGTTACCTTGGGTGTGCACTTGCCTACGCTGGGATTCGATCTGGCCATAGTGCACTGTACCGGAGGGCACCAGCTCTCTTTGCGGATCTAGCCATCGCCAGAGGTGATGGAAGGTATCTGAAGGTACTACAGAGCCTTTCACGTGCTGAGATACTAGTCATAGACGATTTCGGACTCACACCACTCACAGGGAGCGAACCCTCGGACCTATTGGAAGTATTGGAGGATCGATCTGAACGCAAGTCGACCATCGTCACCTCACAGCTTCCCGTTGACTCCTGGCATGAGGCACTTGGGGATCCGACGCTCTCTGATGCAGTCCTCGATCGTCTCCTGTGTAACGCTCACGTTATCCAGATGAACGGGGCCTCCATGAGGACAAAGAAGTCATGAGTGTGAGCCGACAAGAACAAAGTCGAGAGCCATTACGTAACGTTACGAAACCATCGTTGTCAAGGATCTGCGAGGGGCCGGGATGCACCCAGATTCTGGGCCAACAACCCAGGGGAAGACCGGCACGGTACTGCTCGGCCGCCTGTCGTGTAGCTGCACATCGACGACGAAAGAGAGGACCGGTCACAGCAGAGGTGCACTTTGGTTCCGCTAGTACAAGAAATCGAAGCGAGGAGCGGTCGTGGATGGTCAAGCTACGTCGCGACAACGACGAACTGATCGTTGTCATCGGTCAGAGCAGAGATGGTGCGCAGTGTCTCGCTAGTCGGCCCAACGATTTTCTCAACTGAGGATACAACCATCCAAGATGGAGTAGAACTCCGACCTTTGGGGTGCACATAAATCAATCGAAAAGGAGCCAATTCTCGACCCATCAGATATACACTTCAAACAGTCCGTCTCGCGTCCTCTAGGGGGTGGCAAACTTCAGCGAGAACAGGTGGCAGATTTCAGCGAGAATGGGTGGCAAGTTTCGCAGGAATACGCAGATTGGGACCCTGACAGACCTTGGTTTGAAGGGGATGGC
It contains:
- a CDS encoding helix-turn-helix domain-containing protein — translated: MRATSLVKQMLGLRSVTVIEVLVRPHELLVKLRLTRSRLVCPKCSYTTRSCYDTRTLDSRWRHLDIGIHQTWLSCQLRRLRCPTHGVITEGVPFARPVGESRFTRDFEHLVAWACAKMDKTTVTKLLRVAWRTVGTICERVVTPRARSQPS
- a CDS encoding transposase, whose amino-acid sequence is MNESSRQELDPNRLDDLFILGVDEISYRKHHNYLTLVTNHETGKIVYGAEGKSAKSLDEFFDDLGEERIAKIKAATMDLGPAFAKAFREKAPNAQICLDPFHVVKVRHEAPCIPAVMKGHRLGDVAASQRS
- the ltrA gene encoding group II intron reverse transcriptase/maturase, whose translation is MNTDACWPTLDEAKVTVLGMQTKLHQWATDAPNRRFCDLYNLVYDPAFLMVAWDRIRRNRGARSAGVDHVRPSDIPRDEVSILFQLRDDLKAGRFVPLPVRERMIPKASGKLRRLGIPTARDRIVQASLKLVLEPIFEADFKPSSYGFRPRRRPHDAIAEIHMFASQGYTWVLEGDITACFDEIDHSALMDRVRHRIGDKRVLGTVKALLHSGILSEDGLTRETKSGTPQGGILSPLLANIALSVLDEHFAEVWERDMGTRSQRATRRKHKEATYRLIRYADDFVVMVHGTKEHTEALRAEVAVVLSQVGLRLSPEKTMTVHIDEGFDFLGFRIQRQTKRGSNKAYVYTWPSKKSLSSIKAKVKAITKQGTNNPLSSLLRQINGVLRGWTNYFRHGVSKDSXAYLHQYTWLRVVHWLRRKYRRANWGXCDGITWPTPGCPSKTVKYSLTAGQSK
- a CDS encoding transposase; this translates as MGTEALEEVRKDLWREMRKLPSPVYARKFAGARWALLKNPGTLTKRQGLALLAIKQRGGALWRAYEMKESLRAIFAGDLEIDEVNEMLDHWCKRASRSRLSSFIRLSKTIRTHRDGILASIRLGVSNGRVEGLNTKVRSIIARSYGFHSAKATLALVMLACGPIDLKLPYERASLST
- a CDS encoding transposase is translated as MNVNRAFKEALPNAVLVADPFHLIKIANTRLDETRRRVQQSILGHRGRGGDPLYRIRRLLNMAKEKLSEGANDKLTRFLEAGDPDNEVATAWRAKESLRELYAYRDPNLARDHLDALISDFTDNQRPPEVQLLGRTLKSWHDEILAWHRSFVCILAEMCHPFSLKCATRSR
- a CDS encoding Mu transposase domain-containing protein is translated as MNYHVRVLDGYYSVPYDLVGQTLDVRVTRTTVEIFSAGVRIASHRRCERKGQYQTSFAHMPSSHQAQASWTPARILKWARTIGPSTQVVCETIMSGRHYPEQGFNQCRGIFNLASKVYTPERVEAACERAIAIHSPLYKSVVSILKNGLDAFPLTPPAGPPPIEHQNIRGTEYYKELLAGGQENVTC
- the istB gene encoding IS21-like element helper ATPase IstB, yielding MLNNQTIGTLTDLGLKGMADAFREQLESVQYLELSFEERFAMLVDREAMDREARRLATRLRAAKLRHQASIEDLDFHTPRGLERSMIMGFSSSHWVDAHQNILVTGPTGIGKSYLGCALAYAGIRSGHSALYRRAPALFADLAIARGDGRYLKVLQSLSRAEILVIDDFGLTPLTGSEPSDLLEVLEDRSERKSTIVTSQLPVDSWHEALGDPTLSDAVLDRLLCNAHVIQMNGASMRTKKS